DNA from Tripterygium wilfordii isolate XIE 37 chromosome 4, ASM1340144v1, whole genome shotgun sequence:
CAAGGAGAACTCAGAGGGAACAAAAAAGGCTTAGTAGAACTCTGAAAAAACAACCTCTTTTTGGGAGGATGCTCAAGAACTTTCTAAATACAAGCCTATCATAACGcgaaatatttttttaaggaaaaaaacctCATAAACATTCTCTGCTGACTGGCTTTAGCCAAAGGAAATCGACAAGTTAAGCATTAAacaaactaaacagagtaaaggAAGTGTTGAACACCATATATCAAGCCAAAATTCTATCCCAGACATGTTCCCCGCAGCAAAAGAAACACAGGGTAATAATCACCCAATTTTTGCCTACCCCTAATTAAATGGACTTCAAGATGGCCAAGAAGAATATATGCTAATAAAACATCAAGGAGATgtgtttaaaaatttaaaataacccAAGAATAATATGTAATATGTATATCAAATAACACAAATTGTTATCAGGAGAAAAAAAGACTAGCATATTATATATTTTCCAAATTTTCCTTCGAATACCAGAAAATAGAAGATAAACTTCTAAATATGAAGATATTAATACGTGAAAAATCCACAAACCATATCATGATCTCATCGTTtttatcaaaaatcaaatgGAACTATGGCATTCAAATACGTTCTTGACCCACTACCTAATTTTCAATTCATCACAGAAAACACAACATGACATGCTTTTTGAGGTTTTTTTACTTCTTAAAGCCAAATGAAAAATCAGTTCAGCATGTGTTACAAATATTGATTTCCAGACATCAAAAAGAAATACCTGTATTCTGCTTGAACTGATAAGTTGTGTTTGCGTCCCAATTTACTTGATTTCTTCTGAACCATCAGTCTTGAAGGCCCCAGAAATGAATTTGACTTCGTGGACCAACATCCAGATACTTTGAGCTGAGATCCACCTATACAAAAAGAAAGAGCAATTGCCTGGGTATAAGAATTCTTCTTTAACAAGGTCTTCTGATTAAAAACCACGCTCTGagcaatgaaaataaaaaaaaaattgttgaggAAGCCAGGAATCCAAGTTCATTTTTTATAATAATCTCACGTTTGACCTTTGTCACTTTCGTTTTTGCTGATAATAAGTGGCAACTGAAAGATTAGTGCATTCTCTTTTTGAATGTATTAACAATTTTCTCTTCTAATGCACATACATACATCTACATTCACTTTTATTTCCAACTTGAGAAAAAATCACTCAATTGCATACTGCAAagcaataaaaacaaaaatgaaatagTCCAGAATTTATCTGATTATAATTCTTTTACCCACCTTGATTGACTGTTCTTTTAATGCATATCTATAATTAAGTACACTACAATAGCAAAAGGCAAGGGGCACTACGCTGAAATTTGTCTAACTCGAAAAAGAACCAAATAACTTCTACTATtcgaataaaaagaaaattcaaaaagatGCACACCATGTGTATAATCGACAAAGGTAGAAAATTAAAGACCTGAGTTAGAGCATTCTTAATTTAGCAACCAAATCAGctaatttgaaataattttttttacctatACCACAAAAAAAGCCTTATGTTTCATTTTGACATCATACACACCAAATTCTGAACCCCAAATCAATTACATAAACTCTGTAAGACTTGCCGAAAATTGGTCGTTCAACTGTCCCAAGCCTCCCCCAGGACCCCACAGTAGAAGTGTTCCCAAACCCTATTCTCCTAGTCAAATGATCAATCACTTGGCCATATATATCCATTTCCCATTTCCAATGTTTCGTTTGTATACCAGAAAATAAAAGATTTAGCGTCACAATATGAAGAAAGATTATAACTAGAGAAGAATCCACACACCTCATCACAATCTCATCATTTTTATCCAAAATCAAATAGAACTATGTTTTCAATCGGATTCCAATACTTTCTTGATCCACTACTTAATTTTTCAATTCTATCCTAAATAAGAGCCATCCAAACAATTGacatgcataccaaactttacattcaaatagaaagaaaaaaaaaatctcacaagGAGGTACTGAAATCTCAGTAACCAGAGATTTAATAAGACAAGCACAGCAGAGAATATATCAGAGCCGTAGAAACTAAATCACGGAATTAGATTTCTTAAATACACAATACAATGATAGCGCATACATAACTATTACCTGCGAACGAAACGGGAGCGAAAGAGGTCGCCATGAGAGAAGAGAGCCTGATAAAGTTCGACTGTGCGAGTGTTGATGCCACGAAATTGAAAACTCacagacgaagaagaagaaaataatcgTTCTATGTGCTTGTGATTCCCTAACTACCCCTATGTTCACAATAAATTACAAAAGGAAAAGCAACCtgttatgaatttattttatttttccaatgtccgataatttttttaatctagtaaaaaaaaagtaaataatgaGTTTTCCAAGTGTCCACTAATCAAATTATTATGGATCTTTGATTTTCCAATTTTTAACaaatgtttaaattttaaaataataagtgGCTTCAGTTAAAATGGTAATTTACCAAATGGGTAGGGCTACTTTCATATGCCAGGACAGTTCTGCAGTAAGCCCAAAGCTAATAAGCTTTGGTTAATCCGCTTCATACTAACTGCCAATATTTTACATCACTACAATATCTAAATTGTGATGTACGGCTCTGATctcatttttagtttttaactTGAGCAATGTTATCAGAACCGAACCAAAATTGAATTGAAAGACTGAAATTTTTAGTTGAACCGGTTCATCTATTAATTTGATGGTTGAaccactattttttttaataaaaaatataaggattatttttttttgaaatagaagAAATAGCATTAAATTacccaataaattgagtaaTTGAGGCCCGTATACACTCGGACCAGCTAAAGGTGGAATACAATCTAAGGactaaaaaacaaacaaaataataaaacacaaacactaaaccgGAAATCATTAGACATCAAGAACAAAATATGTTAGTTGTATTCTAATAAGAACAAGTCAAAAAGAAGTTTAGAAATAAAGACAAATGTTATAAACTTACAAAAATATCTCTatattataaaataacacacgttattctcttttctttctttcttcctcctcctcttattttctctctttcttcttcattcaTATCGATCATTGGAAGTTGGTTGTTCAGTCATCATTTTCGATGAACAAACtatcaaaatgaagctctagatCAGCCCTACCAAAGCCTAATCATCACTGAccatcgattatcacttgagtcgtCGGGAAATTTTTGTGAAATCACGATCACCGTTTGAAAAGGAGTTAGATTCGGCCAATAAGACCAATGTTGGAGACCATCAACACTCCTaatcaactccacggaccaAGATGCATcccctttgaggttttattacctattcgaactctttttttttcttttaaaattggaTATGAATCtgctgatattatatatgtttcagatctattttgatatgttatttgtttcagaactttaaacatataacattttattaaaaacaaataacattttaacaagacagataacatttaacaagacatataacattatgacagatatcaaattactcgaaacagataacatatcacctgtgGTCGACAGATCTCAAATCAGaataaaaaaaaccacaaaaatcacCACAAAAATTATCGAAAATAATGTTGTGATGACAGATtgaagaaaacaacaagatttACATGccccgtggtgagtatgagtataTTTAgttcaaatacaacaaaaattgggatgaaaaattactaaaaatgtcatagaactcttGAATAAGCCATGAGGGGCGGGGATGAAGCTTCTGACGACGAAGACGAAGCTGATGGTGGTAGGTCGAGATGAATCATGTATAGGAGGAGCTCtttcatgtttgaggatgaagatgatgatattttagacaataaaactatatattttaactttttatcctTTATGAAATGATGTTTTAAACTTGATGGACCTTATGAAACAAAACTTATTGGAGTGTCTTTATTGGAACAAAAATTTTAATGGAGGGACTTACCTCTAATTttcccaaataaaaaatagttttaCCCTTACCTATATGACAACCAGCTCTTCTTTTTCATTAGTCTATTTGCAACAATTATTTTCCACGAATACATGTGATAAATTCTTGTTaatgttctcataaactcatgtagtcgatcccaaacttttgagataaacgctttgatgatgatgatttttcaCGATCCACTAACATTCAATTCTCTTCAATTAAACTTGTTCTTCCGACTTTAAATTCAGTTCAATCTTGATGTAGGTGCATCTTTGTTTCTTTCATTATCTTTCTTCTCACTATttgttttttcacttttcgAATTTATCTGCATTTGATCTTGTAtctgttttgaattttttttcccgtgTGTATCGATCATCATTTTCCTTAAACCACTCTGTTATCTATGCTGATGTACCACTATTGAATTAATTAAGGAAGATTAGTCAGTGTAATTCAAACGGTGATAGTTCAAATAAATGTGAGCAATCTCactgtttttatatcaaatttcactgtttttgaaaaaacaatcaaattTACACATACTTTCAAAGTCATGAAGCGAGTCCAGTGTTGGGCAAAAGGTGTATGAGGGATTCTCACTCCAACAACTCAACGAGGTTCAAATCCACAAGGTCTCTCTCCTATTACCATCAACACCAAAAATAACACTGGAATCAACCACATCCAGGAACCAATACTTGCAGGTCTGGCCTCAACTCACTTGAGTGACAATGCGTAGAAGATGCACAAGATATATAGTGAAAACCTCCAAGAGTGCACCAACACCGAACTCCCAACAATACcagatgaaaaaatatatatatactagggaAAGCAAACTCTAATGTTTTAACCAACCTTGAAAAAAACTGAAGGATGGGGCAAAATTAACATAAAACCATTGTTGAAGCATTGGTCTTAAAATTTCTTTAGGCATTTCGAAACCGTTCCGGCTTAGTTCACCTTATATACAAACAGCCGGCTATGCACTCAAAAACAACAAGGTCCTAAAAACGGCAAAAGGGAAATTATTAGCAATCCTGTGTTGGTATTAAACAGATGGAACATAGGTCCCCATAAGGCCATCGTAAGATTATCATCTTCCCACCTGTATTATGAAGAATATAACACAAACTGTGGTCGTCATCATTGGCCTATTTATCTGACAAGCCCCCAAAGAGCAGCAGTGAAGTATTCACATTATGCCTTTCTGGCAGGACCTGCTCCCTTTTTGAGACAGATTTCACATTTTGTTCCTTGTCCGTAAACGGGaatgaaagagagagggagagagaggcaGCAGGGTCATCCTCCTCTGCTACATCAGTCATCTTATCAAAGGGCTTATTCTGGGTATTATTTCTGTCTACCATTCCAACAAAAAAGGGCAGAAGTCCCTTATTTGGAGGTTTTCTATCAGCCCCTAAAGCAAGCTCGAGATCTGGGACACGATCATGAGATCTATTTTGATCTTCAAATGAGGGTTGTTTCCATGGCATGGGATTGTCTTCCAACTGAAAATCCTTCACATGAGGTGTGACCACAGGAAAGAAGGACCTCTCAGCAGAGCCTAAGTCCTCTAGGATAACTTTCTCATCACAAGACTCTTCCGATGTTTTATCCTCTATTGCGCAACCAGAATACGTATCATGCATCTGAGAAGCACAAACATCTTTAGTCCTTCTACATTCATATACTTCACTAAAATCAGCCTTCAGCTTTTTATTAATAATTTCCCCATTGTAAATGGTATTCAGCTCATTCCATGGCAACCTTTGATCCATGTCATTAGAAGATTGAGGGGCCGGTTTGGACAGATCGAAGTATGGACGTTTTCTGTGCTTGGAATTGAGGCCTTCAATATTTCGGCGACCAGCTGAGCAAGTCTCTATATTCATATCCCGATCATCTCTTCCCAAGTTCCTTTCAAGTTTAATTCCATCGCCGTCAATAAGCATTCTATCTGCTACTTCAACCTCACCAATATACCCAGCAATACATTTTTCTCCATTCCGAATAGGGAGCTGCTTAAAAGCTGAGCTGTCTTCCTTCACAAGTAAAGCATCCGATCGAGTCTTCTCACTCTTGCCAAAACCTCCCTTGATTCCAATTGCCACAACAGAAGGTTTCTTCAGCTTTACGTGTTGTCCCTGACATTCCTGCAGAAAGAATGATTGATCAGCAATTCTCATTTTCAACAAAAGTAACAAGGACCCATAATAAGAAAGTATAATTAAAATGATGTAAAATTAGGATGCATGAGAAGTGACAGATTGGTCCAAGAACAAGCCATACATTTAAGTTTTCCATCATTAACTGAAAGAAAGATGTACCCTCTCTCtactttcttttgtttatttcgGTCTTTCCTTTTTTAAATTCTGTTTGTGCACGTGTGTTGTGCATGTCAAAACATGCAAAAGTTTGCTTGCTTATCCATAGCTTAAAAAGATAACAAGTTTCTGAATCTCAGGAAAGTACTGCGTTGAATTCATTATGAAGAACATAGCAGCATCTACTTGAAACTTATAATGATCACCAAGATTGATGGTTCAAGACTGGTAAGGCAATGGCCATACAACACTGTTCATCTTATTCTAAATGGACACCTTTAGATAAGATCAAATAAGAACAAGGTTGACTTGAGTCAATGTTCTATTCTACATCACAAAATTTTGGACATATTTGAGAAAGGAAACTAAAGAGTCTATATATAGCCAAGAgtccactcaaaaaaaaaagaatattttgAGAACAAGGGTTGAACATTTGGCTATGCAGACATGCATGCCTAGGGTAATCTCCACTATGTTTAATCTTCACTACCGAAGTACCTAGAGTTCCTGTGTGGCAGCAACAGAACCACCACTATAACTTCTTCATTCCTATACCTTCTAACATTCTCCAAATATTATTCCCTTACTTTTCCCCTTAATTCCGAAGTGTGTTCACAAAGAATCCACAGAAAACCTCAACTTTTCTTTCCGCCACTTTTCTCCAGCAATCTGGAGATTAAATTGCAGCCGATGTTACTGCTATATACATCTCGCAAGAATCAGAATAAGATGTAAGCTAAAAGCTAGACAAACTCTTAACTAGATATGCAAATTTTAACAATATAACATATGAAAGCAAATTCAGCTACAACAAAGTTTAGATACATTTTAACAATATGAGATATGAAATAAAACTATGCAACGAAGTTCAGAAAGCTTcagatgataaaaaaatttaaattatgtGAAATAAATTTTACCAGAGGATCATTAGATTCCATTTTGGGGCATAAAGATACCATGCTACTTGCAATATTTGATGAGGATTTTGATTCAAGTTCACCATCTTCCTGTTTGCAGTTAGCTTGCAAATCCAAAATTCTATCCTCCATAAGACAAACTTCTTTATCACTATCACCATTCATTGTGACATAAGTCTTGTCAGTAGCATCATATTCTTGGACTGCATTGCAAGAACTTTCACATGCAAGTGAGCTTTTTCTCTCAGTATGTGTGGCTGAACATACGTTCTCAGAAAAAGATGTGATGGCATTTGAAATTTCTTTCAATGTGGGCACTGCATTTGAATCAAAAACACCTAACTTCTTTGAAGGATCTGAATAACTTGGGGAAACTGAACAATTTGATCTCCTACCCCTGAAAACTCCCCAAAGAAAAAATAGCATGTTCCAACCTGTCAGTAGCAAAACACAGTTTTAGACTCTTAGCAACCACTCAGATTCGGAACAGAAACTATAGCACTGAGgttataagttataacaaaaattttgcatacaCCAGCACCATACTGCTGGTAATAATTAAAAATGCACGAGTAGCATCATAAAATTTTCCTCTATCTACACTCACTCAAATATTACAGGAGAGAAGTATTTTCATTGGATCTTCTTCAAGATCAGGAGAAAATATCAAGGATATAACAAATCAAGCAGTCTCCCAGAATTCTACACAATTTAATCATTAGTCACAAAAAAAGAGGTGGGCATAAAAGTTATATTTAGAAAGTAAACTGCAGAAGTTGCCTTGCATTGTGTTATAATTGtgaaaaacttaaaaagaaatATATCATTAAAAAACCAAAATGTTACAGGCAAAACTTTGACAAACGCACCTCATTCAGGTAAAATTAAACCATTCGAATGAACAGTACAACTGAAATTGCCAACGTATTGAGGATGAGTATATAAGCTTGAGAACTTATATTTAACATAACTCTTACCCATAAATGAAACTTAAAAGAATAAACATTCATTCTGCCTCATCATTGGACTTTagtttgaaaatgaaaaggGCCACAAAAACGACAAGGAAAGGTGTACACAAATGACAGCAAGGGGCTAGAAAATCACACGATATAAAGAATCAGTGGTAGAGTTAcaatggtgcaacctagaggtcacatgtcaACGTGAAAaatactttcaaaaaaaattacaaagatGATAATACTTGTAAAGAATCACGAGATATAAAGAAATGACATTGTAAGTGAGACTGATTTACAAGCCTAGTGGTAAAGTTGCAATGGTGCAACCttgaggtcacaggttcaattcatggaaacaacctctcaacatattatgtggggggtaAGGTCACAACACATTATGAATGTTCCTGACTCAGCCCactatgggagccttgtgcgCAAGTTATTTACCTTTACATACCAGTTATTTAAAACCCACCGGATCGTCCAGTCAGACCATCACGTTGACCGTAGTCTGGTCTGGACGACCTAAAAATCAGTACTTTGGGTTGCCACTGTTGGCCCAATATGACTCAGCCAGGTTGAAGCAACCCGGATGACCTGGCCAGATTTTAGTGAAGCGACCGGGTTCCGATCTTATTAAAACAAGCCTTTTCTaagtttaaaataattttaaaaatataaattttgaatCTCAATGAAATCAGCCTGCTCTTTAGCACAATCAATCTAAAGATTCTAAAGCCTAAAaatgaaattgacaaaaaagCCTAAGTCTTGACTCTCGCAATTGTCCTTTGCTGCCACTAACACCAATAGCCGGGATGAGGTTGTGGCTGGCTAGATAAACGACATGTATGATGTGCATATGAAGGAGATCGTGGAGTTTGCACCGAGCATGCACAAATAGCTTGTAAAGAACAATTTGAAGTTGGAGAGCATTGTCCCAAGTGAGTGACAAGTGGACTCAGGGATCCATACAAACTGGTTCTTGTGGCGATGGAAGGAAAGGCTAGGGGAAGTACTAGGTGATAGTGTCGGAGAAGTAGGAGAAGAACTTCTTCAATCCTTCAAGAGAATAACCTAACGCAATCCTCTTTCCCGTTAATAAACCTGGTGTTGGTGCATTGTTCATATGATTATAAGACGTTTCTGTAAGATTTTAAAAGAGGTTCGACCTTCAAGTatggtttttaaatttttatagaaaataaaatttgcatTGTTTGCGTCATGCTGACATCACTCAGAGATTGGACCACGGTCCAAAAAGTTACCCCATGACCCTTCTTCCGGTCACTGCCTAGGTCGGTTTCAAAACACTGATACATACTACAGAGAGTAAACAATGACTAAGAGACACCGGACCATgcaatcaatgtcaaacaattttaaaacgttATCAACCTAGAGCGCTTCACAGAAACGGCCAAAGAACAAGAAACAGAAATCAACGGTAGACCATTTGGTGAAGAGCATGATTCATCATCATCCATAAAACAAGCTTAACTGTATAGATCAACAAGACCAGAAGCATTCTAAATGATTTCACTAAAATTAACCTTAACATGAATGACAAGAAAACCTATCGAAGCAACATTATAAGGAATAAGCCTTTGCTTATATGACAGAAATTTACTACTAGTCTTACGCTGGCAGTTCTCAGGAAGTACGTTGGAAGGGAATAGCAAGAGTTCAAACCCATCAACAGTTCCTTTGAGAGCTAAATCACTTTTAATCATGCTATCCAACAAGCCCATATAACTTTTCTCATAACTGCATCGCAAACAGAACAGATATTTTAGACAAATATCCCCAAGATATGAATCTGAAAGACCGGATTCATTAAAAAAGAACAGACTGCAGTTACCTCTCAAGATCCTTGGCAAAGAAATAAAGAGCAATATTATCCTCATGGACACCATGACATTGAAACTGTGTTGGCCACATGCTCAAGCGAGGTACCTCATCTAAGGTGACTTTAAGTGGCAGCTTCTTCACTACTTCCAGCACCTTTGGTGATGCACAAGTTGATACATGTGCTTGGAAAGCACCACACAAGTCCAAAAATTTTCCACCTTTTTGCACCTCAAAAGTACCCCTGCAAAGTAAGTAGCACAAGCTTATAAAGAGAAGAACAACAACAGCCAAAACACGGGAAAAACAAAAGGGGAAAAGCGAAGACGCATGGTtccaagaaacaaagaaaatggaCTACAGGAGGAAAAACCTACTGCCAAATATACTCAGGTTCTGGAATAGCAAATGCTTTACAAAAGACAGACACTGCAGGGGAATGTGCATAACTATGCTCTTCAGATGCTATTTCAAATTTTACAGCTGCCTTTGGAGTGGGCAACCCATCCGTTTCTTCCATATCTCCTTTCTCTTTGTGTATTCCAGGCCTTTTCAGCATAGCAACCTCAACTGCAGCTTTTAACTTACTACCTTTTCTCATCTCCTCTTTCATACTTCTTGCAACAGACAAATCAACACCTGAAGACCGTGGACTACTGACAGGACAATATTCGGCAGCATGACCAGTTTCTCTACATTTTCTACAAGGAAAATTTCTGGAAGCCGTTGTTACTGGATGCTTTGAACGACTAACAGGCACCTCCCTACTTTTCTCACCCTGATGCGACAGTTCCCCCGACCTGGGTAACCCATCTAGAACACAGAAATTACTTGATGGTCTGTCAGCAGTCCAAGAAGCATTTGAGGCTGTTTCATCCTTAGGGATGGCTTGGTTAATCTTCTGCCCACCAGAACCACTGTTTCCACAAGTATCTGAATCTCCAACTGCATTCAGAAatcaagaaaatattaaaactaaATAAAGACAAGAGAATGATGATATGTGGAATTAACTCACCACCTTCACTTAGGAGTTAAGATCATACCAGAAGTAACTGAAGTTTCTAAAACTTTACGAGCCAGACCGCTGGCTGATTTTGTCAGGGTTCTCAACTTTCCATCAGATTGAACACCTTTTGAATCTCGGTTGTTACTTGCAGATGTCATTTTTGAATCAGCCTTGGCACTTGAGATAGAAGAACTAACTGCAGTTGAAGTAACAAAAGGGCGATCCTGTTTTAAAGATTTTCTCCATTCAGGTGCATTCCGGTCTTTAGCTGCTTTGAATCCTTTTATATCTTGAGCACGTGAAAATTGAGAAGAAAGCGTTTTAACTTTCGATTCAGGAGCATTT
Protein-coding regions in this window:
- the LOC119996429 gene encoding uncharacterized protein LOC119996429, which encodes MNQKVNMRVESGICNLCSAPCSSCMHLNLTRMGSKSDGCSEETCHATVTSQISISVGDVLSSKSRACETLQYATSEGSILLSVNSSHDSLSENPESKVIIRSSDISDTADGTEVLPNSSLCGTGADGQPSSKAQPVLDQSTSKLKEEFREFEDRDDNTSRINSVNDDDVLGSYSKENLERKNVSFSAASVSNLGPKGSGKTVISCNSGMLETQSTDASAHGGLPKGKVPQCPSEYINLSLSKKAATGATSEVSNKNSEVEPNKDSKQPPEEGHKISDKVDEDKKTIKSAGLCDEKEHLLQSASADESDDSDIVEHDVKICDICGDAGREDLLAICSKCSDGAEHTYCMREMLQKVPEGDWLCEECKIAEESESQKQDAEVERVNKASPSIPNSGDKHAENLEVASASRRQAIEANIVSPKSSSPHRTATLSRDSSFKNLDKGKVRPTQKSFGNQSGNDILETVRSPTTSMRLHPPKGTLLKSKSFSTSNFKPKLKQVDDVPYRQKGTKEHAASDLQEGRTRTIGKSASFKSVIHGHLNAPESKVKTLSSQFSRAQDIKGFKAAKDRNAPEWRKSLKQDRPFVTSTAVSSSISSAKADSKMTSASNNRDSKGVQSDGKLRTLTKSASGLARKVLETSVTSVGDSDTCGNSGSGGQKINQAIPKDETASNASWTADRPSSNFCVLDGLPRSGELSHQGEKSREVPVSRSKHPVTTASRNFPCRKCRETGHAAEYCPVSSPRSSGVDLSVARSMKEEMRKGSKLKAAVEVAMLKRPGIHKEKGDMEETDGLPTPKAAVKFEIASEEHSYAHSPAVSVFCKAFAIPEPEYIWQGTFEVQKGGKFLDLCGAFQAHVSTCASPKVLEVVKKLPLKVTLDEVPRLSMWPTQFQCHGVHEDNIALYFFAKDLESYEKSYMGLLDSMIKSDLALKGTVDGFELLLFPSNVLPENCQRWNMLFFLWGVFRGRRSNCSVSPSYSDPSKKLGVFDSNAVPTLKEISNAITSFSENVCSATHTERKSSLACESSCNAVQEYDATDKTYVTMNGDSDKEVCLMEDRILDLQANCKQEDGELESKSSSNIASSMVSLCPKMESNDPLECQGQHVKLKKPSVVAIGIKGGFGKSEKTRSDALLVKEDSSAFKQLPIRNGEKCIAGYIGEVEVADRMLIDGDGIKLERNLGRDDRDMNIETCSAGRRNIEGLNSKHRKRPYFDLSKPAPQSSNDMDQRLPWNELNTIYNGEIINKKLKADFSEVYECRRTKDVCASQMHDTYSGCAIEDKTSEESCDEKVILEDLGSAERSFFPVVTPHVKDFQLEDNPMPWKQPSFEDQNRSHDRVPDLELALGADRKPPNKGLLPFFVGMVDRNNTQNKPFDKMTDVAEEDDPAASLSLSLSFPFTDKEQNVKSVSKREQVLPERHNVNTSLLLFGGLSDK